A window from Leptospira wolffii serovar Khorat str. Khorat-H2 encodes these proteins:
- a CDS encoding CBS domain-containing protein yields the protein MLVKDILEKKDRKILSLEPNTTVWEAIRFMTKYDIGSVIVLNGGKLAGIFTERDLLHFASTDREAVFDKTLSELMSTQLTTMQPSDQVDEVLSIMLKKRIRHMPILDGNRLVGIISIGDAVKAKIAKTEEENKNLKNYIYSESGFI from the coding sequence ATGCTCGTAAAAGATATCTTGGAGAAAAAAGACCGAAAAATCCTTTCGCTGGAACCGAATACCACGGTTTGGGAAGCGATTCGGTTTATGACCAAGTACGATATCGGCTCGGTGATCGTCCTGAACGGAGGCAAACTCGCCGGAATCTTTACGGAACGGGATCTATTGCATTTCGCATCTACGGACCGGGAGGCGGTTTTCGATAAGACCCTCTCCGAATTGATGTCTACGCAATTGACCACCATGCAACCAAGCGACCAAGTCGATGAAGTGCTTTCCATTATGCTAAAAAAAAGAATCCGGCATATGCCGATTTTGGACGGGAATCGACTTGTGGGAATTATTTCCATCGGGGACGCCGTAAAAGCAAAAATAGCGAAAACAGAAGAAGAGAATAAGAATCTCAAAAACTACATATATAGCGAATCCGGCTTCATCTAA